The sequence ATCTGCCTATGCACGGTCCTCATCGTGACCCCTTAGTTCGGGGCCTAGGACCCTTCCACCCCGAGCAAAGCTCGGGATGTGCACCTCTTCGTGGTGGACCGGCCGGGATTTGAACCCGGGGCCTCCGGCTTGCAAAGCCGGCGCTCTCCCAGGCTGAGCTACCGGCCCACTTCAGGCAGGCCCAACACCCCTTAAGCCCCCCGGATGGGTTTCCGGCGATAGGAGGTGATCGAGCCGTAGGTTCCCCTACGGCTACCTTGTTACGACTTCTCCCCCCTCACGGAGCCCGGACTCGACCCCGCCCAGAGGACGGAGCCTCATCCAGACCCCGCTCGGGTGGAGTGACGGGCGGTGTGTGCAAGGAGCAGGGACGTATTCGCCGCGCGATGATGACACGCGGGTACTAGGGATTCCAGCTTCACGCGGGCGAGTTGCAGCCCGCGATCCGAACTGGGGGCGGGTTTAGGGGATTCCCTTCCCCTTTCGGGGTCGGATCCCATTGTCCCGCCCATTGTAGCGCGCGTGTAGCCCGGGGGTTTCGGGGCATACTGACCTACCGTCGCCCGCTCCTTCCTCCGGCTTATCGCCGGCAGTCCCCCCAGAGTGCCCCCTTCCCAACGGGAAGGGCTGGCAACTGGGGGCACGGGTCTCGCTCGTTACCACACTTAAGTGGACGCCTCACGGTACGAGCTGACGGCGGCCATGCACCTCCTCTCGGCGTGTCCGGCAAGACCTTCAGCCTGGCCTTCATCCTGCCGTCGCCCCCGGTGAGGTTCCCGGCGTTGAATCCAATTAAACCGCACGCTCCACCCCTTGTAGTGCTCCCCCGCCAATTCCTTTAAGTTTCAGCCTTGCGGCCGTACTCCCCAGGCGGCGGGCTTAACGGCTTCCCTACGGCACCGGGCGAGCTCGAAGCTCACCCGACACCTAGCCCGCATCCTTTACAGCCAGGACTACCCGGGTATCTAATCCGGTTTGCTCCCCTGGCCTTCGTCCCTCACCGTCGGACCCGTTCCAGCGGGGCGCCTTCGCCACTGGCGGTCCCCCTGGGATTATAGGATTTCACCCCTACCCCAGGGGTACCCCCCGCCTCTCCCGGTCCCAAGACCCGCAGTATCCCCAGCAAGCCCCACGGTTGAGCCGTGGGATTTCGCCAGGGACTTACGGGCCCGGCTACGGACGCTTTAGGCCCAATAATAGCGGCCACCACTCGGGCCGCCGGTATTACCGCGGCGGCTGCCACCGGCCTTGCCCAGCCCTTATTCCCGGAGCTTTTTACACTCCGGAAAAGCCGTGGCGTTGCCACGGCACTCGGGGTCCCCCCGTCGCGGTTTCCCGCATTGCGGAGGTTTCGCGCCTGCTGCGCCCCGTAGGGCCTGGACCCGTGTCTCAGTGTCCATCTCCGGGCTCCTGCTCTCACAGCCCGTACCGATCTTCGGCTTGGTGGGCCATTACCCCACCAACTACCTAATCGGCCGCCGGCCCATCCTCGGGCGGACAAAGTCCCTTTCGGCCTGAGGACCTTCCAGTACCTCAGGCCTATGGGGAATTAGCCCCAGTTTCCCGGGGTTATCCCCCTCCCGAGGGTAGGTTACCGACGTGTTACTGAGCCGTCCGCCGGTGGTGCCCCAAAGGGACACCCCCGTGACTCGCATGGCTTAGTCGGACCCCGATAGCAGTGGCCTCCGGCAGGATCAACCGGAATTGCTATTAGGAGTACGGCCGGTGGGACTCCCTTCAAAAGGGAGTACCATAAAACCCATCCGGGGTTTGGTCGGGGTGTTGGGCCTGCCTTACCCCCAAGGGGTCCCCTTTCGGGTTTCCTTGGGAGCGCACTTTGCTGTGCCCAAGGCTGGAGGGCGGGGTTCATTGTTGGGTGCTTTGCACCCACTCCCCTCGACGCCGCCGTTTTATGCCTGGGCTTTGGGCGCCCTCATTCGGGCGCTCCACCCTATAGTCCGAGACCCCCACAATGAAAAATTTTTGCAAAACCCTTCAGCGGAGAGATTTTTGAAAAAAAGACTGTCAAAAATCTCTTTAAGAATGCTTACTTTTCAACAAATAAATGTAAAATTTCTTGGAACTTCAGCCACTGTAACCATGCAAATGGTGCTAATATGATTAGCTGCTTTAGATTGAATGAACCTACTCATTGGCGCTAACAGTGTTAGAGAAAATCTTAATCCTAGCTGAAATGTCGAGGAGTATCAATGCAAACCTGCAGTACCATTGGACCACGAAATATACTAGAAGCTAGATATAATCATCGTGAGAAGTTCAAGTTGAAATCTAAAGTTGAAACTTTAAAATTAAAAAAGTTAAAGCCTCAAAATGTCCTCAACAATGCTTATTTTCGAAACTGGTGTAGGAATTGTGTTTATAACAGCAAGTTCATCAACAGCAGCACTTACTCTTTCAATAGCTCCTTCTGCAAAAACTCCATGTGTAGCAACAACAAATATTTTACCTGCTCCCCTGTTTCTGAGAATATTTGCAGCTTTTATCATAGTTCCGCCGGTGCTTATAATATCATCTACTATAAGCACGTTCTTGCCTTTAACGTCCACATCTACAGGTGTCATTTGCACTTCCGTTGGTGAGATGCGTTTCTTTTCAAAATAACTGAAGTCCAAGCCTAAAATATCCGCAACAGCCTTTGCTCTTTCTAATGCACCCTTATCTGGTGCAAGAACTAAACCGTTGCCAAGCTTCTCTTTAAAGTACTTGGCTATGGCTTTGGCAGGACTTAAATTCACAGCTTTGCCAGGGAAAAATTCCAGTGTTTTAGGATTGTGGAGATCAAACACATAAAGTTCATCATAATAAAGTCCAATCATCTTCATGATTGCCCTAACACTTATGGACTCACCTTCTTTAGTTACTCTATCCTGCCTAGAGTATGCCAAGTAGGGAACAACTGCTTTAAGATGCCTGAATCCTTTTTCCTTGAGTGCATCTCCTAGAAGCAAAAGTTCAATTAGATGTTCATTTTGAGGATTAAAGGTCGATTGTATAACTAAAGCTTCTTCGCCGTCTCCAAGCACTCTAACATACTTCTCCCCATCGGGGAAAGTTTTTATTTCCACCTCAACAACAGTTTTCCCAAACTTCTCAGCTTTGTTCTTAATTTCCTC comes from Thermococcus sp. EP1 and encodes:
- a CDS encoding ribose-phosphate diphosphokinase, producing MKVILGSGAYHMTEEIKNKAEKFGKTVVEVEIKTFPDGEKYVRVLGDGEEALVIQSTFNPQNEHLIELLLLGDALKEKGFRHLKAVVPYLAYSRQDRVTKEGESISVRAIMKMIGLYYDELYVFDLHNPKTLEFFPGKAVNLSPAKAIAKYFKEKLGNGLVLAPDKGALERAKAVADILGLDFSYFEKKRISPTEVQMTPVDVDVKGKNVLIVDDIISTGGTMIKAANILRNRGAGKIFVVATHGVFAEGAIERVSAAVDELAVINTIPTPVSKISIVEDILRL